In Silene latifolia isolate original U9 population chromosome X, ASM4854445v1, whole genome shotgun sequence, the following proteins share a genomic window:
- the LOC141622288 gene encoding DNA (cytosine-5)-methyltransferase 1B-like — protein MGKGGKTGSENGVSDVAQSKGSTGKVCKGKQRKRDRDDANGETNGASRRMPKRAAACSDFKEKAVRMSEKNDLVDRKREITVENEIAAIGLTTGHDDPRANRRLVDFIFHDEEGKAQPVELLEVCDLFISGVILPLEPSGDSLKDKGVKCEGFGRIETWDISGYEDGTPTIWVSTDIADYACVKPAASYRKIYGLFYEKAHACIETYKKLSRSSGGNPDITLDELLAALVRAMNGSKNFPPGASIKEFILSRGEFIYNQLIGLDVTSNKKEQKFIDLPVLVALRDECKQNGETAHSFMPLATGGALKIGDGETKKESNSSIPSEEEDEDAKLARLLQEEEDWRSMNQRKGRRPTGSNKYYIKINEDEIAIDYPLPAYYKPNSEETDEYIIFDNDMDVSDPDQLPRSMLHNWSLYNSDSRLVSLELLPMKPCDDIDVTIFGSGTVTDDDGSGFCFDAAAQSSSASEVPDVGGIPIYLSAIKEWMIEVGASMVFISIRTDMAWYRLGKPSKQYAPWYETVLKTARLGVGIITLLKEQSRVARLSFTEIIKRLSEFEKDHPAFTSSNPVAVERYVVVHGQILLQQFSEYPDNTIKNCPFVSGLREKMETRHHTKWLVKKKGVARKGANLNPMAKMVPIAKRKLMPATTTRLINRIWGEFYSNYSPEELKDVAMVEVKEEEAQEEEDLEEDLEEEQEEIEKENASVDKTEKNSQASRPRKVNHSSEGIKWEGEPIQKTSIGRFYKQATVHGDLVVVGGFVLVETSEFEELPPIYLVESMYEKSSGKKMAHGRLMLRGSQTVLGTAASEREVFLTNSCLDFELKDVRDSTVVQIRQKPWGYQHRKAYALDEKIDRENAEDRKSKGLPLEYYCKSLYVPHKGAFFCLQKDLLATGNGTCHACKDREAENEKEILKVNSSDSGFVYKGVEYNIDDFFYVEPRYLAENEKGSETFKSSRNVGLKPYVIYQLLEILKPKASKRSDSESIKVKARRYFRPEDISAEKAYRTDVREVYFSEQIQSLPIAAFQGKCEVRRKHDVSSLNYPAVFENVFFCEHLYDYDSGAIKQLPSSVRLSPVIDDFVARKKKGKGKEVDDNENLDDKKSFKHQLATLDIFAGCGGLSEGLERSGVSQTKWAIEYEEPAGEAFNLNHPEASVFVNNCNVILSAIMSACGDEDDCMSTPEASDQAKKLDENEINKLPRPGQVDFINGGPPCQGFSGMNRFNKSAWSKVQCEMILAFLSFADYFRPKYFLLENVRNFVSFNKGQTFRLAIASLLEMGYQVRFGILDAGAFGVSQSRKRAFIWAASPEETLPEWPEPMHVFAGSELKISLGKDTQYAAVRSTATGAPFRSITVRDTIGDLPAVGNGACLTTMEYKNEAVSWFQKMIRRDMLTLTDHISKEMNELNLIRCQKIPKRPGADWRDLPDEKVKLSTGQMVDLVPWCLPNTAERHNQWKGLFGRLDWDGNFPTSITDPQPMGKVGMCFHPDQDRIVTVRECARSQGFPDSYKFAGNIQHRHRQIGNAVPPPLAFALGRKLKEAVEKKCVQRS, from the exons ATGGGGAAGGGAGGAAAGACAGGCTCTGAGAACGGGGTATCTGATGTTGCCCAATCAAAAGGGTCAACTGGTAAAGTATGTAAGGGGAAACAGAGAAAGAGAGATCGAGATGATGCCAATGGGGAAACCAATGGGGCTTCTCGTAGAATGCCAAAGCGTGCTGCAGCATGTTCAGACTTCAAGGAAAAGGCAGTACGTATGTCTGAGAAAAATGATCTTGTTGACAGAAAAAGGGAGATCACTGTTGAGAatgaaatagctgctattggctTGACTACAGGTCATGATGATCCCAGAGCCAATCGACGCCTTGTAGACTTTATTTTTCATGATGAGGAAGGGAAAGCACAGCCTGTGGAGTTGCTGGAAGTTTGCGATTTGTTTATTTCGGGTGTTATCTTACCACTTGAGCCTTCTGGCGATTCCCTTAAAGATAAGGGTGTAAAATGTGAAGGTTTTGGTCGGATTGAAACATGGGATATCTCTGGTTATGAAGATGGAACCCCTACAATTTGGGTATCTACTGATATAGCTGATTATGCATGTGTGAAACCTGCTGCCTCCTACAGGAAAATATACGGGCTATTTTATGAGAAGGCACATGCCTGCATAGAAACCTACAAAAAACTGTCGAGATCTTCTGGGGGCAATCCTGATATTACTCTTGACGAGCTGCTTGCTGCTCTAGTTCGTGCAATGAATGGCAGCAAAAATTTCCCTCCTGGGGCTTCAATTAAGGAATTCATCCTTTCACGGGGTGAGTTCATTTACAACCAGCTTATCGGATTGGATGTTACGTCCAACAAAAAGGAGCAAAAGTTCATTGACCTGCCAGTGCTTGTTGCTCTTCGTGATGAATGTAAACAGAACGGCGAGACTGCCCATTCATTTATGCCTTTGGCTACTGGTGGGGCTCTTAAAATTGGGGATGGTGAAACAAAAAAGGAGTCAAATTCATCAATCCCTTCTGAAGAAGAAGACGAGGATGCAAAATTGGCCAGGTTATTACAAGAGGAAGAAGATTGGCGATCTATGAACCAGAGGAAGGGGAGACGTCCCACTGGTTCGAACAAGTACTATATCAAGATTAATGAAGATGAAATTGCAATTGACTATCCTCTTCCTGCTTACTACAAACCTAACAGTGAGGAAACTGATGAGTACATCATCTTTGACAATGACATGGATGTCAGTGACCCTGACCAACTTCCTAGAAGCATGCTTCATAATTGGTCGCTGTATAATTCTGACTCCCGTCTTGTTTCTCTGGAACTTTTACCCATGAAGCCTTGTGATGACATCGATGTTACAATTTTCGGATCCGGAACTGTGACTGATGATGATGGAAGTGGATTCTGTTTTGATGCTGCTGCTCAGTCTTCATCTGCTTCCGAGGTTCCTGATGTAGGGGGAATTCCGATTTATTTGAGTGCAATTAAGGAATGGATGATTGAGGTTGGCGCATCCATGGTTTTCATATCAATCAGAACAGATATGGCCTG GTATAGGCTTGGAAAACCATCAAAACAATATGCTCCCTGGTATGAAACAGTCTTAAAAACAGCTAGGCTTGGAGTTGGCATCATTACGTTGTTAAAAGAGCAAAGTCGCGTGGCGCGTCTGTCCTTTACAGAAATTATTAAACGTTTGTCTGAATTTGAAAAGGACCACCCTGCATTTACGTCTTCAAATCCAGTTGCAGTGGAAAGATATGTGGTGGTTCATGGCCAAATATTACTACAACAGTTCTCAGAGTATCCTGATAATACCATCAAGAACTGTCCTTTTGTAAGTGGACTTAGGGAAAAAATGGAAACTAGGCACCACACAAAATGGTTGGTTAAGAAAAAGGGCGTGGCAAGGAAAGGAGCCAACTTGAACCCAATGGCTAAAATGGTCCCCATTGCTAAGAGAAAATTAATGCCTGCGACAACCACTAGATTAATTAACAGAATATGGGGAGAGTTTTATTCAAATTATTCTCCTGAGGAATTGAAGGATGTAGCCATGGTTGAAGTGAAAGAGGAAGAAGCTCAGGAAGAGGAAGACTTGGAAGAAGATCTTGAAGAGGAGCaagaagaaatagaaaaagaaaatgcCTCTGTTGACAAGACTGAGAAAAATAGCCAAGCCAGCAGGCCAAGAAAGGTTAATCATTCATCTGAGGGAATTAAATGGGAAGGAGAGCCTATTCAGAAAACTTCTATTGGACGTTTTTACAAACAAGCCACTGTCCACGGAGATTTAGTTGTTGTTGGGGGTTTTGTGCTTGTTGAAACATCTGAGTTCGAAGAGCTACCCCCTATTTATCTAGTGGAATCTATGTATGAAAAATCTAGTGGGAAAAAAATGGCTCATGGACGATTGATGCTGAGAGGATCTCAGACTGTTTTAGGAACTGCTGCCAGTGAGAGGGAGGTATTCTTGACAAATAGTTGCCTGGACTTTGAATTAAAAGATGTTAGGGATAGCACAGTGGTTCAAATTCGCCAGAAGCCATGGGGTTATCAACACCGAAAGGCTTATGCATTGGATGAAAAGATTGATCGAGAAAATGCAGAGGATAGGAAGAGCAAAGGATTGCCGTTGGAATACTACTGCAAAAGCTTGTACGTGCCTCATAAAGGTGCTTTCTTTTGTCTGCAAAAAGACTTGTTGGCAACTGGGAATGGTACCTGTCACGCCTGCAAAGATAGAGAGGCTGAGAATGAAAAAGAAATTTTAAAGGTCAATTCTTCAGATAGTGGCTTTGTTTACAAAGGAGTTGAGTACAACATTGATGACTTCTTCTATGTAGAACCACGTTATCTAGCAGAAAACGAGAAAGGAAGTGAAACATTCAAAAGTAGCAGAAATGTTGGTTTGAAACCATATGTGATTTATCAGCTCTTGGAGATTTTGAAGCCTAAGGCTTCTAAAAGATCTGATTCAGAGTCCATTAAAGTTAAAGCTCGTAGATACTTTAGACCTGAGGACATCTCAGCAGAAAAAGCATATCGCACTGACGTACGAGAG GTTTATTTTAGTGAGCAAATACAATCGTTGCCTATAGCTGCTTTCCAAGGGAAATGTGAAGTCAGAAGAAAACATGATGTGTCATCTTTAAATTACCCAGCTGTTTTTGAGAATGTCTTTTTCTGCGAGCATTTATATGATTATGATAGTGGAGCCATCAAACAG CTGCCCAGCAGTGTCAGACTTAGTCCTGTTATTGATGATTTCGTTGCcagaaagaagaaaggaaagggTAAGGAAGTTGATGATAATGAGAATTTAGATGATAAAAAGTCTTTCAAGCATCAGCTGGCGACTCTTGATATCTTTGCTGGCTGCGGTGGCTTATCTGAAGGGTTGGAACGATCAG GCGTGTCACAGACCAAATGGGCCATTGAGTATGAAGAGCCTGCTGGTGAAGCATTTAACCTCAACCACCCTGAGGCCTCTGTGTTTGTTAACAACTGCAATGTGATCCTCAG TGCAATCATGTCAGCTTGTGGGGATGAAGATGACTGTATGTCAACTCCCGAAGCATCAGATCAGGCGAAGAAGCTTGATGAAAATGAAATCAACAAATTGCCCAGACCCGGGCAGGTTGACTTTATAAACGGAGGCCCTCCTTGTCAGGGTTTTTCGGGAATGAATAGGTTTAACAAAAGTGCTTGGAGTAAGGTCCAGTGTGAAATGATATTGGCTTTCCTGTCATTTGCTGATTACTTCCGCCCTAAATATTTTCTTCTGGAGAATGTTAGAAACTTTGTGTCATTCAACAAAGGGCAGACCTTTCGCTTAGCTATTGCTTCTCTTCTTGAAATGGGATATCAG GTTAGATTTGGCATACTTGACGCTGGAGCCTTTGGTGTATCACAATCTCGTAAACGTGCATTCATATGGGCTGCATCTCCTGAGGAAACACTGCCAGAGTGGCCTGAGCCAATGCATGTTTTTGCGGGTTCAGAGCTCAAAATCAGTCTGGGCAAAGATACTCAGTATGCTGCAGTTCGTAGTACAGCAACCGGTGCTCCTTTCCGTTCTATTACAGTTAGAGATACTATTGGTGATCTACCAGCTGTTGGAAATGGCGCTTGTCTAACTACTATGGAG TACAAAAATGAAGCAGTATCTTGGTTTCAAAAGATGATTCGACGGGATATGTTGACATTAACTGATCATATATCAAAAGAGATGAATGAATTGAATTTGATACGTTGTCAAAAAATTCCCAAACGCCCTGGAGCTGATTGGCGCGACCTCCCTGATGAGAAG GTAAAACTGTCTACAGGGCAGATGGTTGACTTGGTACCATGGTGTCTGCCAAACACAGCAGAAAGACACAATCAATGGAAGGGATTATTTGGACGGTTGGACTGGGATGGAAACTTCCCTACCTCTATTACCGATCCACAGCCTATGGGCAAGGTTGGGATGTGCTTTCACCCTGATCAGGATCGTATTGTTACAGTTCGTGAATGTGCTCGCTCTCAA GGCTTCCCGGACAGCTATAAATTTGCCGGCAACATTCAACATAGGCACCGACAGATTGGTAATGCAGTTCCGCCACCCTTGGCCTTTGCATTGGGTAGGAAACTTAAAGAGGCAGTTGAGAAGAAATGTGTGCAAAGATCATAG